In Paenibacillus guangzhouensis, a single window of DNA contains:
- a CDS encoding S8 family peptidase yields the protein MDYSTFLQLLHDEIARGGGSQKKQIIRFVHVRDFRKCLTLFKKMKSSLAMLSAVQPSRIIQAMICPAISESKLSLFKNDIFIEEDMRVMKVHATAHKSVQWDHGIPWGVQHIRAPQTWSTTTGHRIRIGVIDTGVDYRHPDLRHSVMRGINLLNRNMLPHDDNGHGTHIAGTIAAANQLKGIIGVAPRALIHPVKAFDHNGSAYVSDIILGIDWCVRNRMHVINMSFGMKSSSKALLNAVVNAYNAGVVIVASSGNDAKRKTVDYPARYPQTIAVGATNRQHRVAKFSNRGQYIDIYAPGDKIVSSWLRGNYNEMSGTSMATSHVSGAIALLLAQRPGLSPSEIKALLRRSATTIRGRRPHSKAPGEVDALRLLREAER from the coding sequence TTGGACTACTCAACATTTCTACAACTGCTGCACGACGAAATTGCACGGGGGGGCGGCTCCCAGAAGAAACAAATCATCCGCTTTGTCCATGTCCGCGACTTCAGAAAATGCCTGACACTTTTCAAGAAAATGAAATCCTCTCTTGCCATGCTGAGCGCGGTTCAACCGTCAAGAATTATTCAGGCGATGATCTGTCCTGCCATCTCAGAATCGAAACTGAGCCTGTTCAAAAACGACATCTTCATCGAAGAAGATATGCGAGTCATGAAAGTCCACGCAACCGCACACAAAAGCGTGCAGTGGGATCATGGCATCCCTTGGGGCGTCCAGCATATCCGCGCCCCGCAAACTTGGTCTACCACTACAGGGCACCGCATCCGCATCGGTGTCATTGATACCGGCGTCGATTATCGGCACCCGGATCTTCGTCATTCCGTCATGCGTGGCATTAACCTGCTCAACCGCAACATGCTGCCGCATGACGATAACGGCCATGGTACCCACATCGCCGGAACGATCGCTGCCGCCAACCAACTGAAAGGGATCATTGGGGTGGCGCCTCGTGCATTAATTCATCCCGTCAAAGCCTTCGATCACAACGGTTCAGCCTATGTGTCCGATATCATTCTCGGGATTGATTGGTGTGTTCGAAATCGAATGCATGTCATCAACATGAGCTTCGGTATGAAATCCAGCAGTAAAGCGCTGCTGAATGCGGTCGTCAATGCCTACAACGCAGGCGTCGTGATCGTTGCCTCCTCTGGCAACGACGCCAAACGCAAAACAGTCGATTATCCTGCGCGGTATCCGCAGACGATCGCGGTAGGCGCCACGAATCGGCAGCACCGTGTCGCCAAATTCAGCAATCGCGGCCAATATATCGATATCTACGCGCCTGGCGACAAGATCGTCTCCTCGTGGCTCCGCGGGAATTACAATGAGATGAGCGGCACCTCGATGGCGACATCGCATGTCAGCGGCGCGATTGCGCTCCTGCTCGCGCAGAGACCAGGTCTCTCGCCGAGCGAGATCAAGGCGCTGCTGCGCCGCTCGGCGACAACCATTCGCGGGCGCCGTCCGCACAGCAAGGCGCCCGGCGAAGTCGACGCGCTGCGCCTGCTGCGCGAGGCGGAGCGCTAG
- the argS gene encoding arginine--tRNA ligase, whose product MSQNESVLEKLNNAVKHAVGEAVIVAGLVTREELPAFVIEVPKDKTHGDLATNAAMQLTKIAKKNPRQIAEAIIANLDKNTASIESAEIAGPGFINFRLNKNYLYPVIAEVAAQGDGFGRVNAGAGKKVQVEFVSANPTGSLHLGHARGAAVGDALCNVLDFAGYNVTREYYINDAGNQVVNLCKSIEVRYKQELGVDAEMPEDGYYGEDIKGFAKELVAEKGDSLLSLSDEERTKFFRAYGLEKELNKIKRDLGRFKVHFDEWFSETSLYETGAVIESLEELKEKGQVFEEEGATWLRTTPYGDDKDRVLVKNDGTYTYLTPDIAYHRNKYARGYDQMINIWGADHHGYIPRVKAAMEALGNDPAKLTVLIAQMVSLFQNGEKVKMSKRTGKAVTMEDLMDEVGVDAIRYFFTMRSMDSHLDFDMDLAISTSNENPVFYVQYAYARVCSIFRQAEEQGIAVLPLSEVDLTKLTAEHEYDLLRKMGELPEEIAVAAQGYAPHRIIRYVYELASLFHSYYKAERVIVEDASVTQARLALLGAVRTVIANALRLVGVSAPERM is encoded by the coding sequence ATGAGTCAGAATGAAAGTGTATTGGAAAAGTTAAATAATGCCGTGAAGCACGCGGTTGGTGAAGCGGTTATCGTTGCAGGTCTCGTAACGAGAGAAGAACTGCCAGCCTTCGTCATCGAAGTGCCGAAGGACAAGACCCATGGGGATCTTGCGACGAATGCTGCCATGCAATTAACGAAAATTGCGAAGAAGAACCCGCGTCAAATCGCTGAAGCGATTATCGCGAATCTGGATAAGAACACCGCATCCATCGAGAGTGCGGAGATTGCAGGACCAGGGTTCATTAACTTCCGTCTGAACAAAAATTATTTGTACCCGGTCATTGCCGAAGTTGCGGCGCAAGGTGACGGCTTCGGTCGTGTCAACGCAGGAGCAGGCAAGAAGGTACAGGTGGAGTTCGTCAGTGCGAACCCAACAGGCAGCTTGCACCTTGGCCATGCACGCGGCGCGGCTGTAGGTGATGCGTTATGCAATGTGCTTGATTTCGCTGGCTATAACGTCACGCGCGAGTACTATATCAATGATGCAGGGAACCAAGTCGTGAATCTCTGCAAATCGATTGAAGTTCGTTACAAGCAGGAGCTTGGCGTGGATGCCGAAATGCCTGAGGATGGCTACTACGGCGAGGATATCAAAGGATTTGCAAAAGAGTTGGTTGCGGAGAAAGGCGACAGCTTGTTGTCGTTATCCGATGAGGAGCGTACGAAATTTTTCCGTGCGTACGGACTTGAGAAGGAATTGAATAAGATCAAACGCGACTTAGGTCGCTTCAAAGTCCATTTCGATGAGTGGTTCAGTGAGACTTCCCTGTATGAGACCGGTGCTGTAATTGAGTCGCTAGAGGAATTGAAAGAAAAAGGCCAAGTGTTCGAAGAAGAGGGTGCAACTTGGCTTCGTACAACGCCATACGGCGATGATAAAGACCGCGTCTTGGTGAAAAACGACGGTACGTATACGTATTTGACACCGGATATTGCTTATCACCGGAATAAATATGCTCGTGGATATGACCAAATGATCAACATTTGGGGAGCGGACCACCATGGTTATATTCCACGCGTCAAAGCAGCGATGGAAGCGCTAGGTAACGATCCTGCGAAGCTGACGGTATTGATTGCTCAGATGGTTAGCTTGTTCCAGAATGGCGAGAAGGTGAAGATGTCGAAGCGTACGGGTAAAGCCGTGACGATGGAAGATTTGATGGATGAAGTTGGCGTAGACGCGATCCGTTACTTCTTCACGATGCGCTCGATGGATTCGCATCTGGACTTCGACATGGATCTCGCGATTTCGACTTCGAACGAAAATCCGGTATTCTATGTACAATACGCTTATGCACGCGTGTGCAGTATTTTCCGTCAAGCGGAAGAGCAGGGGATTGCCGTGTTGCCGTTGTCTGAAGTAGACCTTACGAAGCTTACAGCAGAGCATGAATATGATTTGCTGCGCAAGATGGGCGAGCTTCCAGAAGAGATCGCGGTAGCAGCGCAAGGGTATGCACCGCACCGGATCATTCGTTACGTGTATGAACTGGCTTCGCTGTTCCACAGTTATTACAAAGCAGAACGCGTCATCGTCGAAGACGCGTCTGTTACGCAAGCGCGCCTTGCCCTGCTGGGCGCGGTGCGCACGGTTATTGCCAACGCGCTTCGCCTCGTTGGCGTGTCCGCGCCGGAGCGCATGTAG
- a CDS encoding DUF1934 domain-containing protein yields MPKKHRVRIRIVSDQEQEQTIQEFRGERIDKDSYVYIRYEEILTDTPLTGEAAKTMTTLKLGGDTIKLIRHGAVQSEQSFQMGNRLPGFYRSPFVQLQLSQMTSRLSIDMQDVAGTVEWEYELFAHEESTGQFKVSLTIQEDPDHESE; encoded by the coding sequence ATGCCGAAGAAACATCGTGTGCGCATACGTATCGTAAGCGATCAAGAGCAAGAGCAGACGATCCAGGAGTTCCGAGGTGAGCGGATTGATAAAGATAGCTATGTCTATATTCGCTATGAGGAGATCCTGACGGATACGCCGCTTACAGGCGAGGCTGCGAAGACGATGACGACCTTGAAGCTTGGCGGCGATACGATTAAGCTGATCAGGCACGGGGCCGTGCAGTCGGAGCAATCTTTTCAGATGGGGAATAGGTTGCCAGGGTTCTATCGTTCGCCATTCGTTCAATTGCAATTATCGCAAATGACTTCACGTCTGAGCATCGACATGCAGGACGTTGCAGGAACGGTGGAGTGGGAATATGAACTGTTCGCCCATGAAGAGAGCACAGGACAATTCAAAGTGAGTTTAACGATACAGGAGGATCCGGATCATGAGTCAGAATGA
- a CDS encoding GGDEF domain-containing protein translates to MYVVDFPIVDIDPVRKFILVNSASIVLNFILLLAAFIVIYSLLFKKISAVYISRPPRRYRVLFGFIGGVLASVTVLLSVLTTTDFDDFHFIDALTIGLRTYFIFISLYGGGAVAGWTTLACITVVRWLVDPNLRIAEELTCIDLFVFAITWIGLRLDLDRKWRWALISTTTILLQSGFFMLKGMGLEELLLFMGSMLVVAIVVYFIMHYVIRSLEMYVYFQRNAMQDYLTKLDNLRSLHMKIARLVKRMQNTSQDYTVMIADIDHFKSINDTYGHAAGDEVLRQFSQLLTEYCPKKDILARMGGEEFCLILSGGLEESEKLANQIREAVAGHLFSLPTQQSAFITVSFGLASCNRDRVHTIEDMHEVMDEADQALYAAKTAGRNRVTVMQARDAGHRPRRMGWN, encoded by the coding sequence GTGTACGTAGTCGATTTTCCAATCGTGGACATTGATCCAGTGAGGAAATTCATTCTTGTGAACTCAGCAAGCATTGTGCTTAACTTCATTTTACTGCTCGCAGCTTTTATTGTGATATATAGTCTATTATTCAAAAAAATATCGGCGGTGTACATCTCGCGTCCCCCGAGGCGCTATCGCGTCTTATTCGGATTCATTGGCGGGGTGCTAGCCAGCGTTACGGTGCTGCTCAGTGTTCTTACGACTACGGATTTCGATGATTTCCATTTTATCGACGCGTTGACGATCGGGCTTCGAACTTATTTTATTTTTATCTCTCTGTACGGAGGGGGAGCTGTCGCAGGGTGGACCACACTGGCATGCATCACGGTGGTTCGCTGGCTGGTAGATCCGAACCTCCGCATCGCGGAAGAGTTAACCTGCATTGACCTGTTTGTCTTCGCGATTACATGGATCGGGTTGCGGCTTGATTTGGATCGCAAATGGCGGTGGGCGTTAATCAGTACAACGACGATTCTGCTGCAATCCGGGTTCTTTATGCTAAAGGGCATGGGGCTCGAGGAGCTGCTGCTGTTCATGGGGTCAATGCTGGTTGTAGCGATTGTGGTGTATTTCATCATGCATTATGTCATTCGATCATTGGAGATGTATGTTTATTTTCAGCGCAATGCCATGCAGGATTATCTGACCAAATTGGACAATCTGCGATCGCTGCATATGAAGATTGCGCGGCTGGTGAAGCGCATGCAGAATACGAGCCAGGATTATACGGTTATGATCGCGGATATCGACCACTTCAAGTCCATCAACGATACGTATGGACATGCCGCTGGCGATGAAGTGCTGAGGCAATTCTCGCAGCTGCTGACCGAATATTGTCCGAAGAAGGATATTCTCGCACGAATGGGAGGCGAGGAGTTCTGCCTGATCTTGTCGGGTGGGCTCGAGGAGTCGGAGAAGCTCGCGAATCAGATTCGGGAAGCCGTCGCGGGTCACCTCTTCTCGCTGCCTACGCAGCAAAGTGCGTTCATTACCGTGTCCTTCGGGCTTGCAAGCTGTAATCGGGATCGTGTGCACACGATTGAAGATATGCACGAAGTGATGGATGAAGCAGATCAAGCGCTGTATGCCGCGAAGACAGCTGGGCGGAATCGCGTTACGGTGATGCAGGCTAGGGACGCTGGCCATCGCCCTCGGCGCATGGGCTGGAATTGA